One genomic region from Bacteroidales bacterium encodes:
- a CDS encoding bifunctional metallophosphatase/5'-nucleotidase has protein sequence MNKRKSQKTDTEREVVILAVNDIHANIDNFPRFAFMVDSLRAIYPDMLLVSAGDYQTGNPVNDQYHEKGRPMIELMNSVGFNLSAVGNHEFDVGVKTFETHTKSAYFDHICANLILPEGMEFNIKPYKIITLPNGLKVGFISVLALGSNNLPECHPDNLVGFSFTNPFETAQKYLYLKDSTDLLIYINHFGFENDVKLANTFPKEAVDLIIGGHSHTKVEKEQIHNDIMITQAGRRLDYATLIRFTVYPDGQLNRSMQLLTIGQSGNEKADVRTMVDKYNSNPEMMEVIAKAPFDFRTTDELGYWMADALKATAKTEIAVVNKGGVRIDYLPAGEITRKTIFTIDPFGNQIVTVTLTGYELKAFISNMFGQNEYSLMYPSGIHLNYVVGKEDNKLIDLELLNEDGTPLNMDKTYSVATSSYVITTADFQRKDSGKTLSVTTSEGWIKWLLEEKTVKNYQEVKRVFINE, from the coding sequence ATGAACAAGAGAAAAAGTCAAAAAACAGATACAGAGAGAGAAGTCGTTATTCTGGCGGTAAACGATATACACGCCAATATAGACAATTTCCCACGATTCGCATTTATGGTTGATAGCCTGCGTGCTATATATCCCGATATGCTGTTAGTATCAGCGGGCGATTACCAGACAGGAAATCCCGTTAACGACCAGTATCACGAAAAAGGGCGACCTATGATCGAACTTATGAATTCTGTGGGATTTAATCTTTCTGCAGTAGGTAACCACGAGTTTGATGTGGGGGTAAAAACCTTTGAAACACATACTAAAAGTGCATATTTCGACCATATATGCGCAAATTTGATTTTACCTGAAGGTATGGAGTTTAATATAAAACCATACAAAATCATTACTTTGCCCAATGGCTTAAAGGTTGGTTTCATTTCGGTATTAGCCCTAGGTTCAAACAATCTGCCAGAGTGTCATCCTGATAATTTAGTAGGTTTCAGTTTTACCAATCCGTTTGAAACTGCACAAAAATATCTGTATCTGAAAGATAGTACCGATTTGCTGATTTATATAAATCATTTTGGATTTGAAAACGATGTTAAATTAGCAAACACTTTTCCGAAAGAGGCAGTAGATCTTATTATCGGTGGTCACTCGCACACTAAAGTTGAAAAAGAGCAAATTCATAACGATATCATGATCACCCAAGCTGGAAGAAGATTGGACTACGCTACGCTTATTCGCTTTACTGTTTATCCTGATGGACAACTAAATCGTTCCATGCAATTGCTTACGATAGGACAATCAGGCAATGAGAAAGCTGATGTTCGTACCATGGTTGATAAGTATAACAGCAACCCAGAAATGATGGAGGTAATTGCAAAAGCTCCATTTGACTTTCGCACTACCGATGAGCTCGGCTATTGGATGGCAGATGCATTGAAAGCTACCGCCAAAACCGAAATAGCGGTAGTTAACAAAGGAGGTGTACGTATTGATTACCTTCCCGCGGGTGAAATTACCCGTAAGACAATTTTTACCATCGACCCATTTGGTAACCAAATTGTGACGGTAACCCTTACGGGGTATGAGTTAAAGGCGTTTATTAGCAATATGTTCGGGCAAAATGAATATAGCTTGATGTATCCGTCAGGAATACATTTGAACTATGTCGTTGGAAAAGAGGACAATAAATTGATAGATTTAGAACTCTTAAACGAAGATGGAACACCGTTAAACATGGATAAAACCTATAGTGTGGCTACAAGCTCATACGTTATAACTACTGCAGACTTCCAGAGGAAAGACTCCGGGAAAACTCTATCCGTCACTACATCTGAGGGATGGATAAAGTGGCTGTTAGAAGAAAAAACAGTAAAGAATTATCAGGAAGTAAAGCGAGTATTTATCAACGAATAA
- the trxA gene encoding thioredoxin yields the protein MIEHLTLESFKTKVFDFEKNKDWKFEGSKPCLIDFYADWCGPCKMIAPVLEELSKEYNGKLNIYKVDTEKERELSAIFGIQSIPSLLFVPLEGQPQMAAGALPKETLKRAFADILEVKEPEK from the coding sequence ATGATTGAACATTTGACATTAGAAAGTTTCAAAACAAAAGTTTTTGATTTTGAAAAGAATAAAGATTGGAAATTTGAAGGCTCAAAACCTTGTTTAATTGATTTTTATGCCGACTGGTGTGGTCCGTGCAAAATGATTGCTCCCGTGTTGGAAGAGTTGTCGAAAGAGTATAATGGTAAACTCAATATATACAAAGTGGATACTGAAAAAGAACGGGAACTTTCTGCAATTTTTGGTATACAAAGTATTCCTTCACTACTTTTTGTTCCATTAGAAGGACAGCCACAAATGGCAGCAGGTGCACTTCCAAAAGAGACGTTAAAAAGGGCTTTTGCTGATATATTGGAAGTTAAGGAGCCTGAAAAATAA
- a CDS encoding nucleoside phosphorylase, with the protein MRQIQQSELILNPDGSIYHLNLLPEDISDLIILVGDQDRVPVVSHFFDTIEVKKQNREFRTHTGTYKERRISVISTGIGTDNIDIVINELDALVNIDLKTREAKSEHKTLNFIRIGTSGALQADIPVNTPVAATIGCGFDGLLNFYADRNKVSLLKLENAFLEHMKWNKLLATPYFVEGSDFLLNKVAFDMVQGITISAPGFYGPQGRVLRLPIADSNINDKIASFACDSNKITNYEMECSAIYGLSKLLNHNALTICNIIANRQRGEYSSDYKQHIVKLIKTVLDRFTA; encoded by the coding sequence ATGAGACAAATACAACAATCTGAATTAATTTTAAATCCTGACGGAAGTATCTATCATTTAAATCTTTTACCCGAAGATATTTCAGATCTAATAATCCTTGTAGGCGACCAAGATAGGGTACCTGTAGTTTCCCATTTTTTCGATACAATTGAAGTAAAAAAACAAAATCGTGAATTCAGAACACATACAGGGACATACAAAGAACGCCGAATATCTGTAATTTCAACAGGGATAGGCACCGATAATATTGACATAGTAATCAACGAGCTAGATGCTTTGGTAAATATTGACCTAAAAACAAGAGAGGCAAAATCCGAACACAAGACTCTTAATTTTATCAGAATTGGCACTTCGGGTGCACTTCAGGCTGATATACCTGTAAACACTCCTGTTGCTGCTACCATAGGGTGTGGTTTTGACGGTTTGTTAAATTTTTATGCCGATAGAAACAAAGTAAGTTTGCTTAAATTAGAAAATGCTTTCTTAGAACACATGAAATGGAATAAGCTACTAGCAACACCATATTTTGTTGAAGGGTCTGATTTTCTTCTTAACAAAGTTGCCTTCGATATGGTTCAAGGCATAACCATATCAGCTCCGGGCTTCTATGGACCACAAGGACGTGTTTTGCGACTCCCGATTGCAGATAGCAACATTAATGACAAAATAGCCTCTTTTGCGTGCGATTCTAATAAAATTACAAATTATGAAATGGAGTGCAGTGCTATTTACGGACTGTCCAAATTGCTGAATCATAATGCATTAACAATTTGTAACATAATTGCGAATCGACAAAGAGGTGAGTATAGCTCTGATTATAAACAACATATCGTTAAATTGATAAAAACAGTACTTGATAGATTTACAGCATAG
- the glmM gene encoding phosphoglucosamine mutase, whose amino-acid sequence MALIVSISGIRGTIGGKPGNSLTPIEIVNFSSAYSRWLSEQEPHQTQTRKVVIGRDARVSGPIVSQLVSNTLMACGVDIIDLGLATTPTVEMAVTHFKAQGGIIITASHNPAQWNALKLLNSKGEFISGAEGNLLLRLIENSDFEYATYDKLGKYSTFDFTQHHIDSILKLPLVDVESIKSKKYKVVFDAINSVGSIAIPPLLEQLGVECVVLNGEPNGIFAHNPEPLEKHLGETLATVKAKKADMGIVVDPDVDRLAFIDEHGVMFGEEYTLVAIADYVLQHTPGNTVSNLSSSRALSDITAKHGQKYTAAAVGEVNVVEMMKKTNAVIGGEGNGGIIYPPLHYGRDALVGIALFLSHLSKSGKTVSQIKQELPLYFMEKTKVDLNPETDVDNILKTAAQNFKSENINSVDGVKIDFKDGWVHLRKSNTEPIIRIYAEAKSEETVKNLIGKVLDSVGLKH is encoded by the coding sequence ATGGCATTAATTGTATCAATTTCAGGAATTCGGGGAACTATAGGCGGAAAACCCGGCAACTCACTAACTCCCATAGAAATAGTTAATTTTAGTTCAGCTTATTCTCGCTGGTTATCGGAGCAAGAACCGCACCAAACTCAAACAAGAAAAGTGGTCATCGGACGCGATGCAAGAGTCTCTGGTCCAATAGTTTCACAGTTAGTTTCCAATACGCTAATGGCTTGTGGCGTTGATATAATTGACTTAGGGCTTGCAACCACTCCCACCGTAGAGATGGCTGTAACGCATTTCAAAGCGCAGGGAGGCATAATTATTACGGCATCGCACAATCCTGCTCAATGGAACGCACTGAAACTTCTGAACTCAAAAGGCGAATTTATAAGTGGTGCGGAGGGAAATCTTCTTTTAAGGCTAATCGAAAACTCCGACTTTGAGTATGCAACATACGATAAATTAGGTAAATACTCGACTTTTGATTTTACACAACACCATATCGACTCTATTTTAAAACTGCCTCTTGTAGATGTTGAGTCGATAAAATCAAAAAAATATAAAGTTGTTTTTGATGCAATAAACAGCGTTGGTTCAATTGCTATTCCTCCACTATTAGAACAGCTTGGTGTTGAGTGTGTTGTACTGAATGGCGAGCCAAATGGAATTTTCGCACACAATCCAGAACCTTTGGAAAAGCATTTAGGCGAAACTTTAGCAACTGTTAAGGCAAAAAAAGCCGATATGGGCATTGTGGTTGACCCCGATGTTGACCGCTTAGCTTTTATAGACGAGCATGGCGTGATGTTTGGCGAAGAGTACACGTTGGTTGCAATTGCCGATTACGTTTTACAACATACACCGGGCAATACCGTTTCAAATCTCTCTTCATCGCGGGCTTTGAGCGATATTACGGCAAAACATGGACAAAAATATACAGCTGCGGCGGTTGGAGAAGTTAATGTGGTAGAGATGATGAAAAAAACCAATGCTGTTATCGGTGGCGAGGGCAACGGAGGAATTATTTATCCACCGCTACACTATGGGCGCGATGCTTTAGTGGGAATAGCTCTATTTCTGTCGCACCTTTCAAAATCTGGCAAAACCGTTAGTCAAATAAAACAGGAGCTACCTCTCTATTTTATGGAGAAGACGAAAGTTGACCTAAACCCCGAGACAGACGTTGATAATATTTTAAAAACCGCTGCCCAAAACTTTAAAAGTGAAAACATTAACTCTGTCGATGGCGTTAAAATTGATTTTAAAGACGGTTGGGTACATCTACGAAAATCGAATACAGAGCCAATAATTAGAATATACGCCGAAGCCAAAAGCGAAGAGACGGTTAAAAACTTAATAGGCAAAGTGCTTGATTCTGTGGGGTTAAAACATTAA
- a CDS encoding HD domain-containing protein produces the protein MQFDLSHKLFEIIKNVSAQQNVEIYVVGGYVRDLILKRENKDIDFVVVGNGVDTAVEVAKAISPNIEVTQYKNYGTAMFRYGDIDVEFVGARKESYNRNSRNPIVESGTLADDQNRRDFTINAMAISMNSNDFGELIDPFDGVGDLERKIIRTPLDPDITFNDDPLRMLRAVRFSTQLRFMIEEKSLEAIKKNAERLNILSKERISDELNKIIMAERPSVGFKILSLSGLLIHILPELEKLRGAESKNGKKHKDNFYHTLEVLDNIARTSDNLWLRWAALLHDIAKPNTKRFDNNLGWTFHGHEHVGAQLVPTIFKRLKLPTTQKMKYVQKMVALHMRPIVLAQDIVTDSAVRRLLFEAGDDIDDLMLLCDADITSKNPEKISKYLENYRLVRRKLVEIEEKDKIRNFQPPVTGEMIMEAFSLPPCKTVGDIKDAIKDAIIEGKIENTYEAAWEFAIQKAGELGLKPQE, from the coding sequence ATGCAATTCGATTTATCTCACAAATTATTTGAAATTATAAAAAATGTATCTGCTCAGCAAAATGTTGAAATATATGTTGTTGGGGGATATGTTCGTGATTTAATCTTGAAGCGCGAAAACAAAGACATTGATTTTGTAGTTGTTGGTAATGGTGTTGACACAGCAGTTGAAGTTGCCAAGGCTATAAGTCCGAACATAGAGGTAACTCAATATAAAAACTACGGCACAGCCATGTTTCGTTACGGCGATATTGACGTAGAATTTGTCGGTGCCCGAAAAGAGTCATATAATCGTAATAGCCGTAATCCAATAGTAGAGAGTGGCACACTCGCAGATGACCAAAACAGACGCGATTTTACAATTAACGCAATGGCTATTAGTATGAATTCTAATGACTTTGGAGAGTTAATTGACCCTTTCGATGGTGTTGGAGATTTGGAGAGAAAAATCATAAGAACGCCACTTGACCCCGATATTACATTTAACGACGATCCATTGCGAATGCTGCGTGCCGTTAGGTTTTCGACTCAATTGCGATTTATGATAGAGGAAAAATCGCTCGAGGCAATTAAAAAGAATGCAGAGAGGTTAAATATACTTTCTAAAGAGCGTATTAGCGACGAGTTAAACAAAATAATAATGGCTGAGCGCCCCTCAGTAGGTTTTAAAATATTGTCGTTGTCGGGGTTGCTAATACATATTTTACCAGAATTGGAAAAGCTACGTGGTGCAGAATCTAAGAATGGGAAAAAGCATAAAGACAATTTTTATCATACTCTGGAAGTCCTTGATAATATTGCCCGCACCTCCGATAATCTCTGGTTAAGGTGGGCTGCCTTACTACACGATATTGCCAAACCAAACACAAAACGATTTGACAATAACCTTGGGTGGACTTTTCACGGACACGAACATGTTGGAGCACAATTAGTTCCGACAATATTTAAACGCCTGAAGCTACCAACAACACAAAAAATGAAGTATGTTCAAAAGATGGTAGCTCTGCATATGCGTCCTATTGTTTTGGCGCAGGACATTGTAACAGATTCAGCCGTCAGGCGGTTGCTTTTTGAAGCTGGCGATGATATTGACGACTTGATGTTGCTTTGCGATGCGGATATCACATCTAAAAATCCCGAAAAAATATCGAAGTATCTCGAGAATTACAGATTAGTAAGGCGTAAGTTAGTTGAGATCGAAGAGAAAGACAAAATAAGAAATTTCCAACCTCCAGTAACGGGCGAAATGATAATGGAAGCGTTTTCACTTCCTCCATGTAAAACCGTTGGCGATATTAAAGATGCCATTAAAGATGCCATTATAGAGGGCAAGATAGAGAACACTTACGAAGCTGCGTGGGAGTTTGCTATTCAAAAGGCTGGGGAGCTTGGGCTTAAACCTCAGGAATAG
- a CDS encoding TPM domain-containing protein yields MKSATNYIVKKSFVSLFLILGLVCSIVGQKSFASKDVVRRYRVEDVPNVQLQNATRYLSAHKSFIAEAHRVAIDSIAAAIRDTLDVEVSLVVLPNFDNSKYSSARDFANQLFNTWGIGNKETNRGLLILLILEEDDREIVFETGYGLEGILTDAICKRIQTQIMLPYLTEAKYGEALEEGLKAVQKLLVDPNNKEVFRNSDEEYLLPVFIFLTLLGVVLITFRHFRRRREVNSGKNAFQRRINYEPFDRDALAAYFFFFPHVIIPYLLFVIIPWRISLRRGLICESCQSRGKMKRDKGLKVISSEPTTEKYIFIRTERYTFTCKKCGYQHFEDITYRILQYPERVIDWGDSSSSDSSSSSDSSWSSSSDSGSWGGGSSGGGGASTKF; encoded by the coding sequence ATGAAAAGCGCAACTAATTATATAGTTAAAAAAAGTTTTGTATCTCTTTTTCTAATCTTAGGATTAGTTTGTTCAATCGTAGGTCAAAAATCATTTGCCAGTAAGGATGTTGTGCGTAGATATCGTGTAGAAGATGTGCCAAATGTACAACTTCAAAATGCTACTCGTTACTTAAGTGCCCATAAGAGTTTTATTGCAGAAGCTCATCGTGTTGCAATAGACAGTATTGCTGCTGCAATACGTGATACATTAGACGTAGAAGTGTCGTTAGTGGTGTTGCCAAATTTCGACAATAGTAAGTACTCTTCTGCTCGCGACTTTGCAAATCAGTTATTCAACACTTGGGGCATAGGTAACAAAGAAACAAACCGAGGATTGCTCATTTTGCTTATTTTGGAAGAGGACGATAGAGAGATAGTTTTTGAAACGGGCTATGGACTTGAAGGAATATTGACAGACGCAATTTGCAAACGAATTCAAACACAAATAATGCTACCCTACTTAACCGAAGCCAAGTACGGCGAGGCACTCGAAGAGGGGCTTAAAGCAGTGCAAAAGCTTCTTGTTGACCCCAACAATAAGGAAGTTTTTAGAAATAGTGATGAAGAGTATCTTCTGCCCGTGTTCATTTTTTTAACGTTATTGGGGGTGGTATTAATAACTTTTAGGCATTTTAGAAGACGGAGAGAAGTGAATAGTGGAAAAAATGCTTTTCAAAGGCGCATCAATTATGAACCATTTGATAGAGATGCGTTAGCTGCATATTTTTTCTTTTTTCCACACGTAATTATTCCTTATCTTTTATTTGTCATTATTCCGTGGCGTATTAGCTTGCGTAGGGGGCTGATTTGCGAATCTTGCCAATCGAGGGGCAAGATGAAGCGTGATAAGGGTTTGAAAGTAATATCATCGGAGCCAACAACGGAAAAATATATCTTTATACGCACTGAACGCTATACTTTTACCTGTAAAAAGTGTGGGTATCAACACTTTGAAGATATAACATATCGTATCCTGCAATATCCGGAAAGAGTTATAGATTGGGGCGATAGTTCATCTAGCGATAGTTCGTCAAGTAGTGATTCATCATGGAGTTCTTCGAGCGACAGTGGCTCTTGGGGAGGCGGTAGCAGTGGTGGCGGAGGTGCAAGCACTAAGTTTTAA
- a CDS encoding pseudouridine synthase encodes MKYQKGDRSGQSRRSSNEKGRGSEERKRSNSSQQQFNFDDPDFWDNIEKELDFEESGDFSKPDRRDFGSERRRDKKRDFSDRKSERSDSGRKRTDGRSEKNVTKDRRSDEFRRDNKERRDNSDRRFDRRERHGNWERYSEGSDNDRYSKFETHRNRGYKDRKFDREDRREGSPKFTRRRDEDYNEKRKFEKREGYEKSRRYSDREKSSDYKSDRGKRSGRDDRRGYSKPDFNEEKPFQSKEKEIRLNRFISNAGVCSRRDADDLILNGEIKVNGAVVTELGFKVKLSDKVEYRGKVLDPQKKVYLLLNKPKDTLTTFDDPEGRRTVYDIIKGATKERIYSVGRLDRNTTGLLLFTNNGDMATALTHPSSNIKKLYHVVLNKDVTLEDFEKLKNGIELEDGFIVADDISYANDANNEIGIEIHSGRNRIVRRMFESLGYEVVKLDRVVFAGLTKKNLPRGEWRMLTPNEVTHLLMLVGNTRKGN; translated from the coding sequence ATGAAGTACCAAAAAGGCGACCGTTCGGGTCAAAGCAGAAGATCATCGAATGAGAAAGGTCGGGGTTCTGAAGAGAGAAAAAGAAGTAATAGTAGTCAACAACAGTTTAATTTTGATGATCCTGATTTTTGGGATAATATCGAAAAAGAGTTGGATTTTGAAGAGAGTGGCGATTTCAGTAAACCTGATAGACGAGATTTCGGTTCAGAGAGAAGAAGGGATAAAAAAAGAGACTTTTCTGACCGAAAGTCTGAAAGGAGTGACTCTGGAAGGAAAAGAACAGATGGCAGGTCAGAGAAAAACGTAACAAAAGATAGACGCTCTGATGAATTTAGACGAGATAACAAAGAAAGACGAGATAATTCAGACAGACGATTTGATAGGAGAGAGAGACATGGTAATTGGGAAAGATATTCAGAAGGCTCTGATAATGACCGATATAGCAAGTTTGAAACACACAGAAACAGAGGATATAAGGACAGAAAATTTGATAGGGAGGATAGGAGAGAGGGTAGTCCCAAATTTACAAGACGAAGAGATGAGGATTACAACGAGAAAAGAAAATTTGAAAAGAGAGAGGGTTACGAAAAGTCGCGCAGATACTCTGACAGAGAAAAATCCTCTGATTATAAATCAGATAGAGGCAAACGAAGTGGCAGAGATGACAGAAGAGGTTACTCAAAACCCGACTTTAACGAAGAAAAGCCGTTCCAAAGCAAAGAAAAAGAGATAAGATTAAACAGATTTATTTCCAATGCGGGAGTCTGTTCAAGGCGTGATGCAGATGACTTAATCCTAAATGGAGAAATTAAAGTTAATGGTGCAGTTGTAACAGAGCTTGGATTTAAAGTTAAACTTAGTGATAAAGTTGAATATCGCGGTAAAGTGCTTGATCCTCAAAAGAAAGTGTATCTACTACTAAATAAACCCAAAGACACATTAACAACCTTTGATGACCCCGAAGGACGCAGAACTGTTTATGATATTATAAAAGGCGCAACCAAAGAACGAATTTATTCGGTTGGTCGCCTTGACAGAAATACTACAGGATTACTACTGTTCACAAACAATGGCGATATGGCAACAGCGTTAACACACCCTTCAAGCAATATAAAGAAGCTGTACCATGTAGTTTTAAATAAAGATGTTACGCTCGAAGACTTCGAGAAACTTAAAAACGGTATTGAGCTTGAAGACGGATTTATTGTCGCTGACGATATCAGCTACGCTAACGATGCAAACAACGAAATAGGCATTGAAATTCATAGCGGTAGAAACAGAATTGTCAGACGAATGTTCGAAAGCTTGGGCTATGAAGTAGTAAAGTTAGACAGAGTGGTCTTTGCAGGTCTTACCAAGAAAAACTTACCACGCGGAGAGTGGAGAATGTTAACTCCCAATGAAGTAACACATCTGCTAATGTTAGTAGGAAATACGCGTAAAGGCAATTAA
- a CDS encoding universal stress protein, with product MNQSTIKILVPIDFSDQSFSGLRQAKYIAQGRDVKIIALHVVRENMPPWNIFDESDKKMYVGKIHEKLRILSEAEKIKAEQFSTLVLFGKLCDTILLTSKETEADCIVMGTTAATNIKKKIIGSNALRIVAESDIPVITVKIGCETKNFNNLILPLDLAKETREKVPLAIRFAKLLGSTIKAVSFVSTSDEKVITNLKNQMALVVDFIASRETPCTGEVIQYSGKSRKQKMLNYSKENPGIILITTHQQPEIIGVLLGSFAADIVNGAKFPVMSIIPSGIIQYASKMPGIQ from the coding sequence ATGAATCAATCCACTATTAAAATATTAGTTCCGATCGATTTTTCCGATCAATCCTTTTCAGGATTAAGACAGGCAAAATATATTGCACAAGGCAGAGATGTTAAGATTATCGCACTGCACGTTGTTAGGGAAAATATGCCCCCATGGAATATTTTTGATGAGAGTGATAAAAAAATGTATGTCGGGAAAATTCACGAAAAACTTAGAATACTTTCTGAAGCAGAAAAAATTAAAGCAGAGCAATTTTCTACACTCGTGCTGTTTGGGAAACTTTGCGACACCATTTTATTAACATCTAAAGAGACGGAAGCAGACTGTATAGTTATGGGAACGACAGCTGCAACTAATATAAAGAAGAAAATTATCGGTAGTAATGCTCTTAGAATCGTTGCGGAATCTGATATCCCTGTAATTACAGTCAAAATAGGCTGTGAAACAAAAAATTTCAACAACTTAATTCTTCCATTAGACTTGGCAAAAGAGACACGCGAGAAAGTTCCACTTGCTATTAGATTTGCAAAACTTTTAGGTTCAACTATAAAAGCTGTTTCCTTTGTCTCAACCTCAGATGAGAAAGTGATTACAAATCTGAAAAACCAAATGGCATTAGTAGTAGATTTTATTGCCTCAAGAGAAACACCATGCACGGGAGAGGTTATCCAATACAGTGGAAAATCAAGAAAACAGAAAATGTTGAATTACTCTAAAGAAAATCCTGGTATTATATTGATAACCACACATCAGCAACCTGAAATAATAGGGGTTCTATTAGGTTCATTTGCAGCTGATATTGTTAATGGTGCCAAATTTCCTGTAATGAGTATTATTCCAAGTGGTATAATACAATATGCTTCTAAAATGCCCGGAATCCAATAA